The sequence below is a genomic window from Candidatus Bathyarchaeota archaeon.
GCTGGTAAGCTTAGCATTGCTAATACTTGGAACGTTCATCATGGCACCAGCATTGGTGATGTTCTCAACAGCTGTGCTAGTTGTATCTACGCTAGCATTAACAGGAATAGGATTAGCTTTCTTTGCTATAGAAAGACGTCTTGAATTCTGAAATCAAATTCCATTTTTTTTGGATATTTATCTTAATTCTATCCATCGTTCTCGAGGGGCATTTAGAATGAGTGAAAGATCTAAGAAACTACTAGATGATATGCAGAAAAAAAGAGGTTACATATACCCACCATATAAGCTACTTGCTTTAGAAGACCCAGATTTCCTTGAAGCTTATGATAGATTATATGAACTTGTGATGCCTAGGGAACGTATATTTCCAGAAAAGATCAAAGAGCTGTTCTATATAGTCGCTATTGCTTCAAGAAATCCAAGTGATAATGAAGCTTTGAAGAACCATATTAGAAGAGCGCTCGATAAAGGTGCAAAAAAAGAAGAGATAGTTGAGGCCCTTCAATGCGCCTTCTTCCCTGGAGGAGCTTTGAGTCTGCTTTATGGCCTTAGTGTTTTAATGGAAGTCCTTGAGGAGAAAAAGTGAATTTTAGTCTATATTATGTAATTTTAACTATTTTCAGCATTTTTTTACAATATTTTTCTTCATTTCTTTTAATTTTAATGAATCGAAAGTATTAAAGAGGCGTAGATTGCATCTATAAAATTAGAAATAGTGTTAATACGTCTTGAGGTATAACGAAAGATGGATTATTTTCTAAGTATTAGCC
It includes:
- a CDS encoding carboxymuconolactone decarboxylase family protein; this translates as MSERSKKLLDDMQKKRGYIYPPYKLLALEDPDFLEAYDRLYELVMPRERIFPEKIKELFYIVAIASRNPSDNEALKNHIRRALDKGAKKEEIVEALQCAFFPGGALSLLYGLSVLMEVLEEKK